The Pseudomonas solani genome segment TGTTCAAGCCAGTGCTCCGGAAATCAGGAAGGTGAATCGTTTTATAGCAGCCGGCCCGTCACGACCAGCCTTTACGCACTCCGCCTGGCACATCATGCGTAGCGAGCTCAAACCGCTTCGTCCGATGGGTCATGGTGGGCTGAAGCCCACCCTACGGCTGCATCACGCCGCCAGCCGTAGGATGGGTAGAGCGGAGCGAAACCCATCACGTGCCTCGCAGCTCCACGGAACGTCCCTACGGCTGCGCCGCGCACAGCAGGCGTAGCGAGCGCAGTAGCCTGTCACACCCTCTCTATGACGAGTGCGAGCCCTTGCCCTACCCCCACGCACATGGTGGCGAGGCCAAGCTTGCCGCCGGAGTTCTCCAACTGGTGCAACGCGGTCTGCACCAGGCGTGCGCCGCTGGCGCCCAGGGGGTGGCCGAGGGCGATGGCGCCGCCGTTGGGGTTGACCCGGGCGTCGTCGTCGGCGAGGCCGAGGTCACGGGTGATTGCCAGCCCTTGGGCGGCGAAGGCTTCGTTGAGTTCGATGACGTCGAACTGGTCGATGCCCAGGTTGAGGCGCTCCAGCAGCTTGCGCACCGCCGGCACCGGGCCGATGCCCATGACGCGGGGTGCCACGCCGGCGCTGGCCATGCCCAGCACCTTGGCGCGCGGGGTCAGGCCGTGTTTCTTCACCGCCTCGGCGCTGGCGAGGATCAGTGCCACGGCGCCGTCGTTGACGCCCGAGGCGTTGCCGGCGGTGACGGTCTTGCCTTCGCCGTTGACCGGCTTCAGCTTGGCCAGGGCCTCCAGGGTGGTGTCCGGGCGCAGGTGCTCGTCCTGGTCGATCACCGTGTCACCCTTCTTGCCCTTGATCACCACCGGGACGATCTCCTCGGCGAAGAAACCCGCCGCCTGGGCCGCACCGGCGCGCTGCTGGCTGCGCAGGGCGAAGGCGTCCTGGTCTTCGCGGCTGACCTGATGGTCGTCGGCGACGTTATCGGCGGTCTGCGGCATGGCGTCGACGCCGTATTGCGCCTTCATCAGCGGGTTGATGAAGCGCCAGCCGATGGTGGTGTCTTCGATCTTCTGGCTGCGGCCAAAGGCGCTGTCCGCCTTGCCCATCACATAGGGCGCGCGGGACATGGATTCGACTCCGCCGGCCAGGGCCAACTCCATCTCCCCGGCAGCGATGGCGCGGAAGGCAGTGCCCACCGCGTCCATGCCCGAGGCGCAGAGGCGGTTGAGGGTGACGCCGGGAACGCTTTCCGGCAGGCCCGCCAGCAGCAGCGCCATGCGCGCGACAT includes the following:
- the pcaF gene encoding 3-oxoadipyl-CoA thiolase; this encodes MSRDVFICDAVRTPIGRFGGGLAPVRADDLAAIPLKALIERNPQVRWSEVDEVFLGCANQAGEDNRNVARMALLLAGLPESVPGVTLNRLCASGMDAVGTAFRAIAAGEMELALAGGVESMSRAPYVMGKADSAFGRSQKIEDTTIGWRFINPLMKAQYGVDAMPQTADNVADDHQVSREDQDAFALRSQQRAGAAQAAGFFAEEIVPVVIKGKKGDTVIDQDEHLRPDTTLEALAKLKPVNGEGKTVTAGNASGVNDGAVALILASAEAVKKHGLTPRAKVLGMASAGVAPRVMGIGPVPAVRKLLERLNLGIDQFDVIELNEAFAAQGLAITRDLGLADDDARVNPNGGAIALGHPLGASGARLVQTALHQLENSGGKLGLATMCVGVGQGLALVIERV